From the genome of Chroicocephalus ridibundus chromosome 1, bChrRid1.1, whole genome shotgun sequence, one region includes:
- the TSC22D1 gene encoding TSC22 domain family protein 1 isoform X3 yields MNAQCCRRVAMDLGVYQLRHFSISFLSSLLGTDNSSLRLDSSSSGASVVAIDNKIEQAMDLVKSHLMYAVREEVEVLKEQIKELIEKNSQLEQENTLLKTLASPEQLAQFQAQLQTGSPPSSSQSQGTTQQPAQPASQGSGPSA; encoded by the exons ATGAATGCCCAATGTTGTAGACGGGTGGCAATGGATCTAGGAGTTTATCAACTAAGACACTTCTCAATTTCTTTCTTATCGTCCTTGCTGGGTACCGACAACTCGTCCCTGAGGCTCGACAGTAG CTCCTCTGGTGCAAGCGTAGTAGCGATCGACAACAAAATCGAGCAAGCGATG GATCTGGTAAAGAGTCACTTGATGTACGCGGTAAGGGAGGAAGTGGAGGTCCTCAAAGAGCAAATCAAAGAGCTGATAGAGAAGAATTCGCAGCTGGAGCAAGAAAACACCCTGCTAAAAACACTGGCCAGCCCGGAGCAGCTTGCCCAGTTCCAAGCACAGCTGCAGACTGGttcccccccttcctcttcccagtCACAAGGGACAACACAGCAGCCTGCTCAGCCGGCGTCACAGGGGTCAGGGCCTTCAGCATAG
- the TSC22D1 gene encoding TSC22 domain family protein 1 isoform X5 — protein sequence MDLVKSHLMYAVREEVEVLKEQIKELIEKNSQLEQENTLLKTLASPEQLAQFQAQLQTGSPPSSSQSQGTTQQPAQPASQGSGPSA from the exons ATG GATCTGGTAAAGAGTCACTTGATGTACGCGGTAAGGGAGGAAGTGGAGGTCCTCAAAGAGCAAATCAAAGAGCTGATAGAGAAGAATTCGCAGCTGGAGCAAGAAAACACCCTGCTAAAAACACTGGCCAGCCCGGAGCAGCTTGCCCAGTTCCAAGCACAGCTGCAGACTGGttcccccccttcctcttcccagtCACAAGGGACAACACAGCAGCCTGCTCAGCCGGCGTCACAGGGGTCAGGGCCTTCAGCATAG